From a region of the Oryzias melastigma strain HK-1 linkage group LG4, ASM292280v2, whole genome shotgun sequence genome:
- the LOC112150283 gene encoding uncharacterized protein LOC112150283, giving the protein MLSLHPTLEDAAACPTNLTLFLVDLDIPSLNPPSQHLPQITADQTCAAELGEPLQHIYNLSLQLGRVPSMWKTLCIGPVPRKSRPGELNDYRPVALTSQLMKTLEWLFLKAPQASGATGSRPPAVCLPSSWCLEGCSHPRLKPEPSVLPTETGILQHLQEAPVDVLPATTLFYAVVGWGVNLTKRSANRLDKLISARVISGAMLSGAFAPGRVSQGRQVLSDEPASRIASCGTNAGKSLLWYQRHE; this is encoded by the exons ATGCTGTCTCTCCATCCCACCTTAGAGGACGCTGCAGCCTGTCCAACCaatctaactttatttttggttgACTTAGATATCCCCTCCTTGAATCCCCCTTCTCAACACCTCCCCCAAATAACAGCTGACCAG ACATGTGCTGCTGAACTTGGGGAGCCACTCCAGCACATTTACAATTTGAGTCTGCAGCTGGGAAGGGTGCCCTCCATGTGGAAAACATTGTGCATCGGTCCAGTTCCCAGGAAAAGCCGTCCTGGTGAGCTGAACGACTACAGACCGGTGGCGCTCACATCCCAGCTGATGAAGACTCTGGAGTGGCTCTTCCTCAAAGCTCCTCAAGCCTCAGGTGCAACAGGCTCAAGACCCCCTGCAGTTTGCCTACCGAGCAG CTGGTGTCTGGAAGGTTGCAGTCATCCCAGGCTGAAGCCAGAGCCGTCTGTACTTCCTACGGAGACTGGGATCCTTCAACATCTGCAAGAAGCTCCTGTGGATGTTCTACCAGCCACCACTCTATTCTATGCCGTGGTCGGCTGGGGGGTCAACCTAACAAAGAGGAGTGCTAACAGACTGGACAAACTGATCAGTgctcgagtgatctcaggagctatgctgtctggggcttttgcccctggtagggtctcccaaggcagacaggtcctgagtgacgagCCAGCATCAAGAATAGCCTCCTGTGGAACCAACGCCGGGAAAAGCCTCCTGTGGTACCAGCGTCACGAATAG